A genomic region of Populus nigra chromosome 11, ddPopNigr1.1, whole genome shotgun sequence contains the following coding sequences:
- the LOC133668214 gene encoding AAA-ATPase ASD, mitochondrial-like, producing the protein MNPADMFTQVGSVIASVMFAWAMFKQYCPYSVQEYFDKYSKRAFTFVYPYIQISFNEFTGDRFMRSEAYSAIENYLGSRSSTQAKRLKADVVKNSQSVVLSMDDYEEVGDEFQGVKLRWASGKHISKTQSVSFYPVTDEKKYYKLTFHKRHRQLILGDYLNYVLKEGNEIKVRNRQRKLYTNSGSYWRHVVFQHPASFETLAMEAERKQEIVDDLVIFSTAEDFYARIGRAWKRGYLLFGPPGTGKSTMIAAMANLLNYDIYDLELTAVKDNTELRKLLIETTSRSIIVIEDIDCSLDLTGQRKKKKEEEGVRDEKDPNPKLPKEEDSKQSQVTLSGILNFVDGLWSACRGERLIVFTTNFVEKLDPALIRKGRMDKHIELSYCSFEAFQVLAKNYLRLESHHLFARIQELLGETKMTPAEVAEHLMPKTITGDAKVCLESLIGALEKAKEDAILKAEEEAKEKEESARLKAEEEAKEKEKAKAEEEAKEKAKAEEEAKEKDSSAAENAKKQVKENGFCDNGNGDLKNKENK; encoded by the coding sequence atgaacccAGCAGATATGTTTACTCAAGTAGGTTCTGTGATTGCAAGTGTTATGTTTGCTTGGGCCATGTTCAAGCAATATTGTCCGTATAGTGTACaagaatattttgataaatactCCAAAAGGGCCTTCACTTTCGTTTACCCATACATTCAAATTAGCTTTAATGAATTCACCGGCGATCGCTTCATGCGTAGTGAAGCTTACTCTGCCATTGAGAATTATCTTGGTTCTCGTTCATCTACGCAAGCAAAGCGGCTCAAGGCTGATGTTGTCAAGAACAGCCAGTCGGTTGTTCTTAGCATGGATGATTATGAAGAGGTTGGTGATGAATTCCAGGGAGTCAAACTTAGGTGGGCTTCAGGGAAACATATTTCCAAGACGCAATCTGTTTCTTTCTATCCCGTAACGGATGAGAAGAAGTACTACAAGCTCACTTTCCATAAAAGACACCGGCAACTCATCCTGGGGGATTACTTGAATTATGTCTTGAAAGAGGGTAATGAAATCAAGGTGAGGAATCGTCAGAGGAAGCTTTACACTAACAGTGGATCGTACTGGAGGCATGTGGTGTTTCAGCATCCGGCTAGTTTCGAGACGCTTGCAATGGAGGCAGAGAGGAAGCAGGAAATCGTTGATGATCTTGTCATATTCAGCACGGCTGAAGACTTCTATGCAAGAATTGGAAGGGCTTGGAAGCGAGGGTATCTGCTTTTCGGTCCACCCGGGACTGGTAAATCAACTATGATTGCAGCCATGGCCAATCTGTTGAACTACGATATATATGATCTTGAACTGACTGCTGTGAAGGATAACACTGAGTTGAGAAAGCTACTGATCGAGACAACAAGCAGGTCCATTATTGTGATTGAGGATATTGATTGTTCTCTTGATCTAACTGgtcaaaggaagaagaagaaggaggaagaGGGGGTGAGAGATGAGAAGGATCCAAATCCGAAGCTGCCCAAGGAAGAAGATAGCAAACAGAGTCAGGTCACTCTTTCTgggattttgaattttgttgatGGACTTTGGTCAGCTTGCAGAGGAGAAAGACTGATTGTTTTCACGACTAATTTTGTGGAGAAACTTGATCCAGCTCTCATTAGGAAAGGAAGGATGGACAAGCACATAGAATTGTCCTATTGTAGCTTTGAAGCATTCCAGGTTTTGGCAAAGAACTACCTTCGGCTTGAATCACACCACTTGTTTGCCAGAATCCAGGAGTTGTTGGGGGAAACCAAAATGACCCCTGCTGAAGTAGCAGAGCATTTGATGCCGAAGACTATTACTGGAGACGCCAAGGTTTGCTTGGAGAGCCTAATAGGAGCACTCGAGAAGGCGAAAGAGGACGCTATATTGAaagcagaagaagaagcaaaagaaaaggaggagagtGCTAGATTGAaagcagaagaagaagcaaaagagaaagagaaagcaaaagctgaagaagaagcaaaagagAAAGCGAAAgctgaagaagaagcaaaagaaaaggattcatcaGCTGCAGAGAATGCAAAGAAGCaagtaaaagaaaatggttTCTGTGATAATGGAAATGGAGatctgaaaaacaaagaaaataagtag
- the LOC133668066 gene encoding AAA-ATPase ASD, mitochondrial-like, with the protein MNPADMFTQVGSVIASVMFAWAMFKQYCPYSVQEYFDKYSKRAFTFVYPYIQISFNEFTGDRFMRSEAYSAIENYLGSRSSTQAKRLKADVVKNSQSVVLSMDDYEEVGDEFRGVKLRWASGKHISKSQSVSFYPVTDEKKYYKLTFHKRHRQLILGDYLNHVLKEGNEIKVRNRQRKLYTNSGSYWRHVVFQHPASFETLAMEAERKQEIVDDLVIFSKAEDFYARIGRAWKRGYLLFGPPGTGKSTMIAAMANLLNYDIYDLELTAVKDNTELRKLLIETTTRSIIVIEDIDCSLDLTGQRKKKKEEEGERDEKDPKPKLPKEEDSKQSQVTLSGILNFVDGLWSACRGERLIVFTTNFVEKLDPALIRKGRMDKHIELSYCSFEAFQVLAKNYLRLDSHHLFARIQELLGETKMTPAEVAEHLMPKTISGDAKVCLESLIGALEKAKEDAILKAEEAKEKEESARLKAEEEAKEKAKAEEEAKEKDSSAAENAKKQVKENGFCDHGNGELNNKESKQEGFSH; encoded by the coding sequence ATGAACCCAGCAGATATGTTTACTCAAGTAGGTTCTGTGATTGCAAGTGTTATGTTTGCTTGGGCCATGTTCAAGCAATATTGTCCGTATAGTGTACaagaatattttgataaatactCCAAAAGGGCCTTCACTTTCGTTTACCCTTACATTCAAATTAGCTTCAATGAATTCACCGGCGATCGCTTCATGCGTAGTGAAGCTTACTCTGCCATTGAGAATTATCTTGGTTCTCGTTCATCTACGCAAGCAAAGCGGCTCAAGGCTGATGTTGTCAAGAACAGCCAGTCGGTTGTTCTTAGCATGGATGATTATGAAGAAGTTGGTGATGAATTCCGGGGAGTCAAACTTAGGTGGGCTTCAGGGAAACATATTTCCAAGTCGCAATCTGTTTCTTTCTATCCCGTAACGGATGAGAAGAAGTACTACAAGCTCACTTTCCATAAAAGACACCGGCAACTCATCCTCGGGGATTACTTGAATCATGTCTTGAAAGAGGGTAATGAAATCAAGGTGAGGAATCGTCAGAGGAAGCTTTACACTAACAGTGGATCATACTGGAGGCATGTGGTGTTTCAGCATCCGGCTAGTTTCGAGACGCTTGCAATGGAGGCAGAGAGGAAGCAGGAGATCGTTGATGATCTTGTCATATTCAGCAAGGCTGAAGACTTCTATGCGAGAATTGGAAGGGCTTGGAAGCGAGGGTATCTGCTTTTCGGTCCACCAGGGACTGGTAAATCAACTATGATTGCAGCCATGGCCAATCTCTTAAACTACGATATATATGATCTTGAATTGACTGCTGTGAAGGATAACACTGAGTTGAGAAAGCTACTGATCGAGACAACAACCAGGTCCATTATTGTGATTGAGGATATTGATTGTTCTCTTGATCTAACTGgtcaaaggaagaagaagaaggaggaagagggggagagagatGAGAAGGATCCAAAGCCGAAGCTGCCCAAAGAAGAAGATAGCAAACAGAGTCAGGTCACTCTTTCTgggattttgaattttgttgatGGACTTTGGTCAGCTTGCAGAGGAGAAAGACTGATTGTTTTCACGACTAATTTTGTGGAGAAACTTGATCCAGCTCTCATTAGGAAAGGAAGGATGGACAAGCACATAGAATTGTCCTATTGTAGCTTTGAAGCATTCCAGGTTTTGGCGAAGAACTACCTTCGGCTTGATTCACACCACTTGTTTGCCAGAATCCAGGAGTTGTTGGGGGAAACCAAAATGACCCCTGCTGAAGTAGCAGAGCATTTGATGCCGAAGACTATTTCTGGAGACGCCAAGGTTTGCTTGGAGAGCCTAATAGGAGCACTCGAGAAGGCGAAAGAGGACGCTATATTGAAAGcagaagaagcaaaagaaaaggaggagagcGCTAGATTGAAAgctgaagaagaagcaaaagagaaagcaaaagctgaagaagaagcaaaagaaaaggattcatcaGCTGCAGAGAATGCAAAGAAGCaagtaaaagaaaatggttTCTGTGATCATGGAAATGGAGAACTGAATAACAAAGAAAGTAAGCAGGAGGGCTTCAGCCACTAA
- the LOC133668116 gene encoding uncharacterized protein LOC133668116, which yields MVRSTDPFWNDVEDMNNGGMKCRFCGHLFSRKTSISRIKWHLSGLKKRGVKICEKVPEEVQDAARAAIDGSPEKRNKYEAGSSSNEVTNAISAPAKEQNNEVIHLDMAQQEEAFSPGALERWMDSITDKDIESMLGRSSPEELLHDAVETVPRTEMVQHLERGSSHERTSINQADEPQGDSSGPTDLLCLGLGRCYDQLCSPPVNNDAMMNEVQNMAKVRTAPVLRVLEQSNAVHDCLAGDAGRIPVGVQGMKQGAGEDRICSHLEAENGMGNTGEEGSIQHVDRSFSPSRRTVDAQENRGEATQKRDLVNQSASFSMEEEEEDVGDNRGRLVQPGAGTSSSRGLKYNSSETRGDPIPPSSTKLAGRAFEENKNVIWSLLMDDKFLIIAIYGMGGVGKTTMLQHIHNELLERRDISHQVYWVTVSQDFSINRLQNLVASCLDLDLSREDDNLRRAVKLSKELVKKQKWILILDDLWNAFELPVVGIPVNLEGCKLIMTTRSEKVCKRMDSQHKIKLKPLCEREAWKLFMEKLGDDEALSPEVEQIVGDVARECAGLPLGIITVARSLRGVDDLHEWRNKLNKLRESKFKDMEDEVFRLLRFSYDQLDDLTLQHCLLYCALFPEDRIIKRDDLKNPRIKVYSIVKLKRNKLDTMNITQKQRISVEEIGVLPVFNIFASVLVVPVGAASSIFLCYVQGF from the coding sequence ATGGTTCGATCAACCGATCCATTCTGGAATGATGTTGAAGATATGAATAATGGTGGCATGAAGTGTAGATTTTGTGGGCATTTATTTTCCCGGAAGACTTCCATTTCGAGGATCAAATGGCATTTGTCAGGATTGAAAAAGCGTGGTGTTAAAATATGTGAGAAAGTTCCTGAAGAAGTTCAAGATGCAGCCCGTGCAGCTATTGATGGTTCtccagaaaaaagaaataaatatgaagCAGGATCGAGCAGTAATGAGGTCACTAATGCAATTTCAGCTCCTGCAAAAGAACAGAACAATGAAGTGATACATCTAGACATGGCACAACAAGAAGAAGCCTTTTCCCCTGGAGCGCTCGAACGTTGGATGGATAGCATCACTGATAAAGATATCGAGTCTATGTTGGGACGTAGTTCTCCTGAAGAGCTTCTGCATGATGCAGTGGAGACTGTACCGAGAACAGAAATGGTGCAGCATCTGGAGAGAGGTAGCTCTCATGAGAGGACATCAATTAATCAAGCTGATGAGCCTCAAGGAGATTCATCCGGACCAACAGATCTATTGTGTCTTGGCCTTGGAAGATGTTATGATCAACTCTGTTCTCCACCAGTAAACAATGATGCCATGATGAATGAAGTGCAGAACATGGCTAAAGTGAGGACAGCACCAGTGTTACGAGTGTTGGAACAAAGCAACGCAGTACATGACTGTTTGGCAGGGGATGCTGGAAGGATACCAGTGGGAGTTCAGGGCATGAAACAAGGTGCGGGGGAAGACAGAATTTGTTCACATTTAGAAGCGGAAAATGGCATGGGAAACACTGGTGAAGAAGGATCTATTCAGCATGTTGacagaagtttctctccttcGAGACGCACAGTTGATGCACAAGAGAATAGAGGAGAGGCAACACAGAAAAGAGATCTTGTGAATCAATCAGCTAGTTTTTcaatggaggaggaggaagaggatgtGGGGGACAATAGAGGAAGGTTAGTGCAGCCTGGTGCAGGAACTAGCTCTTCTAGAGGCCTTAAATACAACTCAAGTGAGACTAGAGGAGATCCAATTCCTCCTAGCTCTACAAAGTTAGCGGGTCGAGCATTTGAAGAGAATAAGAATGTGATATGGTCTCTGTTAATGGATGATAAATTCTTAATCATTGCCATTTATGGAATGGGGGGAGTTGGTAAAACGACAATGCTACAACATATTCATAATGAACTTCTAGAAAGAAGAGACATTTCTCATCAAGTTTACTGGGTAACTGTGTCTCAAGATTTCAGCATTAATAGATTGCAGAATCTTGTTGCTTCATGCCTTGATTTAGATCTTTCAAGAGAAGATGATAATCTGCGTAGAGCTGTCAAATTATCAAAAGAACTagtgaagaaacaaaaatggatTCTCATCTTAGATGATTTGTGGAATGCTTTTGAGCTACCCGTAGTGGGAATTCCTGTCAATTTGGAAGGATGCAAGCTGATTATGACAACTCGATCAGAAAAGGTTTGTAAACGGATGGATAGCCaacacaaaatcaaattgaagcCACTTTGTGAGAGGGAAGCTTGGAAATTGTTCATGGAGAAACTTGGAGATGACGAAGCACTTTCTCCAGAGGTGGAGCAAATTGTGGGAGATGTTGCAAGGGAATGTGCTGGTTTGCCATTAGGAATTATTACCGTGGCAAGAAGTTTAAGGGGAGTGGATGACCTACATGAGTGgaggaataaattaaataaattgagagaATCCAAATTTAAGGACATGGAAGATGAGGTATTCCGGTTATTGAGATTTAGTTATGATCAGTTAGATGATTTAACACTACAACATTGTCTCTTATACTGTGCATTATTTCCTGAAGATCGTATAATTAAAAGGGATGACCTCAAAAATCCCAGAATAAAAGTCTACTCcatagttaaattaaagagaaacaaacttGATACGATGAACATCACTCAAAAGCAGAGAATTTCAGTGGAAGAGATAGGTGTCCTCCCGGTCTTCAATATTTTTGCCTCTGTTCTTGTTGTTCCTGTTGGTGCCGCCTcctctatttttctttgctaTGTTCAGGGTTTCTAA